The segment TCAACGTGGGGGGTGGGACGCGATAGGCACCGGTATACATGAAAGCCGATATGCCGTCGGCCTTGAGCCCGCGCACTTTGGCCAGCAACGGTGTGGTGATGTGACGCCATATTTCATTCGCCGCCCAGCGACGCTTTTAGGGAACGCATGAGGATTTAACCCACATCTTCACTTATAACAGCTGAAAACCACCCCAGCCAGCTTAATAACCACCCCTTTGGCTGACCAAGTCTCTGCTATGAAGCAGTGGCGTTTCTACTCTCTTGCATATTGTCCCAGCGCAGCAACGATAATCCGCTATGCTTCGATATGAAGCCTTTCCCACGCCTGGAGCCTGAATGCTCCAGCAGCGAGTAGTGCGACAGCCGAGCTTACGCCAGGAGGCGGTCATGAGTGTTCGGAATATTTTTGTTGTCGGGTTGGATGAGCATAATCGCCAACGTCTCGCGCATTTACGCGGGGCTGAAAACTACCGTTTCCACGGCGTGATCGAACCCGCCGAAGTCAATGACACGGAGATCTTTCCTATCGAGGACATGCTCGCTCGGGCCGAAACCCAACTGATAGCATTTGGTGAGCCTGTCGATGCCATCGTTGGCTACATGGATTTTCCTGTCTCGACCATGCTGCCGATACTCTGTGAGCGGCTGGGTACGCGCTCCACCAGTCTCGAAAGTTTGCTCAAATGCGAGCACAAGTATTGGAGTCGGCTCGTTCAGCATGAAGTGATTGCCGATTACATTCCCCGTTTTACCGCCTTTGATCCCTTCGATAACCAAGCACTTCAACGTATTGGGGAGGCGGGGCTGTATTTTCCGTTCTTCGTCAAACCCATCAAATCGTCAGGCTCTAGGCTGGGCTTTCGCATCGACAGCCCTGAAGATTTCGTCCAGGCTGTAGAGCGGTTATGCGAAGACATCGGGACGATTTCAGAGCCTTTCAATTACGTGCTTGAGCACGCCACTTTGCCTGATGAAGTACGCTTGGTCGATGGCGGGCACTGTATGGCAGAGGAAATTATTGGTGGGTGGCAATGTACGCTCGAAGGATACGTCTTCCAAGGTGATATTGTCCCTTATGGCATCGTCGATTCGCTTCGCTATCCACAAGTGCTGAGTTTTTTCTGTTATCGCTATCCTTCGCTGCTCCCCGCTAATATTCAGGAAAAAATGCAAGCGTTGACGCGTAGCATTATGGCCCACATCGGCTACGACAATGCGGCTTTCAACATCGAATATTTCTGGGACGAAGTGCAAGATCGTATTTGGCTACTTGAGATCAACACCCGCGTTGCACAATCGCATTGTGATCTGTTCGAAAAGGTCGATGGGGTCAGCCATCAGCAAGTAATGGTAGACCTGGCGCTGGGGCAGTTGCCAGATATGCCTTACCGCCAAGGCGACTTCAACGTCGCAGCCAAATTCTTCTATCGTGTGTTCTTTACCGATGCCACCGTCAGCCAAGTACCCAGCGTTGAGGAGATCGAGGCACTTCAACAAGCATTTCCCGGCACTATGATCACGCTACAGGTCGAGATAGGCATGCGCCTGTCATCTTTGCCTGAGCAAGACAGTTACAGTTTTGCCTTGGCTTATGTGTGGATGGGCGCAGACGACGTAATTACGTTGGAAGATAACTATGCAAGACTAGCCGAGCAGCTACATTTCGCGTTTGAGGACATCGTCGGTTGACGTGCTCTCTTTGCAGGCCCTCATTATAAGAAATCCCGTCACGGAAAAGGAAAGAAGGTCATGCATATCGTCAGCGATTTGCCCCGCAAGGTGCAGGAAGAGGAAGATTGGATCACCCTATCCGATGGGTGTCGGCTGGGCATCCGTATCTGGCGCCCGGTGGATGCTGAGAACGATCCGGTGCCTGCAATTCTTGAATATCTGCCTTATCGCAAGCGCGATCTAACGGCAATGCGCGATGTTCAGACGCACGCCTACTGGGCGGGTCATGGTTATGCCGGGGTACGGGTAGATATCCGCGGCAGCGGCGAGTCAGACGGCGTGCTGACCGACGAATACCTGCAGCAGGAACTGGACGATGGGGTCGAAGTTCTGCGCTGGCTAGTTCAGCAGCCCTGGTGCACCGGAGATATAGGTATGATCGGCATCTCCTGGGGAGGGTTCAATGGACTGCAGATCGCGGCGCTGCAGCCGCCCGAGCTGAAGGCAGTCATTACGCTGTGCTCGACCGACGATCGCTACGCCGATGATGTTCACCACATGGGGGGCTGCCTGCTCGGCGACAATCTGTCATGGGCTTCGACCATGTTCGATGGCAATACCTGTCCGCCCGACCCGCAGTTGGTCGGCGAACGCTGGCGGGACATGTGGCTGGAGCGCCTCGAGGGAAGCGGGCTGTGGTTGGCGACCTGGCTCCAGCACCAGCGCCGCGACGACTACTGGAAGCATGGCTCGGTCTGCGAAGAATTCTCGCGCATTCGTTGCCCGGTCTATGCCGTCAGCGGCTGGGCCGACGGCTACTGCAACGCTGTTTTCCGGCTGCTTGAAGGGCTTGATGTGCCACGCAAGGGTCTGGTTGGGCCTTGGGCGCACAAATATCCCCACTTGGGTGTTCCGGGGCCGGCCATCGGCTTTTTACAGGAATCGCTACGCTGGTGGGATTATTGGTTGAAGGGCAAGGAAACGGGCATCATGGATGAGCCGATGTTGCGCGTGTGGATGCAGGAATCGGTTCCTCCTTCGGCCCGCTACAAATCTCGGCCAGGGCGCTGGGTGTCAGAACCCAGCTGGCCATCACCGCGGATTGTGCCAAGCTACTTTCGCCTGACCAGCGGGCACGATCTTCTGCCTATTCAGCAGGGCGCTGAGGCTTCCGTAGCGGGCAACGACATTCCTCTCTCTGTGCGCTCGCCGCTATCGGTCGGACTGTATGCCGGTAAGTGGTGTTCCTACAATGCGCCGCCTGATCTACCGCACGATCAACGAGAAGAAGATGGCGGCTCGTTGATCTTCCAAACACCGCGACTGGAAAAAGAGATCGAGATTTGCGGGCAGCCCGTAGTCGAACTCGATATCGAAGCCGACCAGCCCGTGGCAATGGTGGCGTTAAGGCTCGCCGACATCGCACAGGATGACAAGGCGACTCGGATCTCCTATGGGCTTTTGAATCTGACCCACCGCGACAGCGATGAATTTCCAGAACCGTTGGTGCCGGGCAAGCGTTATCGCGTGCGCATACTTCTGAAGCACATCGCGCAAAACTTTCCCGTGGGTAACGCCATTCGCCTCTCGCTCTCGACCAGTTATTGGCCACTGGCTTGGCCAGCGCCAGTGCCCGTCAAGCTGACAGTGCATCCGGCCACCAGCCGACTGATCCTGCCGTGTCGTGAACCCCAGCCCCAAGAAGAAGCCGCGCTGCCAGAATTTGGCCTGCCGGAAGCAGCACCGCCGCTAGCGGTTACCGTGATACAGCCGACTCAAGAAGCTTGGCGGGTGATCCGCGATCTGGCCAAGGATCAGACCATACTCGAAGTCATCAATGATGAAGGTACTTTCCGGATCGATAACATCGATCTGGAACTCTCTTCTCGGGTTATCGAGCGCTACACTTATGACTACGGCAACTACGACAGTCTAAGCGGCTGGACAGAGTGGGAGCGCAGTTTTCGACGCGGCGACTGGATGGTACGCAGTGTCACCCGCACCTTGATGACATCGAATGCAGAAAGCTTTCGCTTGCGTGCGACATTGGATGCCTATGAGGGCGAAGGCCGGGTTTTTTCTAAGAGTTGGGACGAAGAAATTCCAAGAGATCTTATTTGAGTTTGAGGGGTGGGCTCTTTTCATGCGAAAAGTGGCATTTTCAATAGCCGCTGAGCCGGTAGCAGAAGAGGGTGATTAGTACCATCCCGACAGCCACCATCAAGTGAGTTATCGCGGTGCTAGGCAGATAACTTTCAGTGACGGATAAAGCGATGAAAACGTTCTTACGTTGGCTGCTCAGTCTGGTAGCGCTTTTAGCGCTGCTATTGACGGGGCCTGTTTGGTTATTGGCGAGTAATCAGGTGGTGACTGACGGTCATTGGTCATCGCTAGATCGTTCATCCGCGGGTATAGCACCGGATCCTGCGGAGAGTTCTGAAGCCGTGGTTCAAGTCTATTCCGCTCGTGCTTATAACTGGCGCGGAGCGTTTGGCGAACATATCTGGATTGCGACCAAGGCGGAAAATGCCGATAGCTACCGGCTCCATCAAGTGCTGAGCTGGCGGCGTCCAACGGTGGTGTCTTCAATAGATACGCCTGATCGTGCTTGGTTTGGTAACTCGCCTACGCTACTGGCGGATTACCGAGGCGATGACGCTGCGCAGTTGATACCGCAGATTGAGACCGCTGCCGCTGACTACCCCCAAGCCGAGCTATATCGTGTATGGCCTGGGCCGAACAGCAATAGTTTTATCGCTTGGGTAATACGCGAAGTACCCGGTTTTGAGGTGGCTCTCCCGGTGACTGCTATCGGCAAGGACTATATTTTCAATGGCGTTTTTGCGGCGGCGCCCAGCGGTACCGGTTATCAGCTCTCATTGGGTGGGGTGGTAGGCTTAATGGTGGCGCTGGAGGAGGGTATTGAAATCAATTTCTTAGGTTTGAGCTTTGGTATCGACGTTATGCGACCCGCTGTGAAACTACCGGGAGTAGGTCGGTTGGGTATGCCCGCAAAAGTGTTGGGAGGCTGACCCTAAGAGTAAAAGCTGCGTCAATGTATTTGCAGATACTTTTTTATTCAACTAGTATCTGTAGATGAAAGACGAAGGCTAAGAGGGTAGCTATGCAAACGGCACACGATATTTCCCAAAACAGGGCAGCGGCGGCGGCAGGCTTGAAAGCCGCTGTGCGCATTCTGGATAAGTGGCAAGCATCTGGCGAGCAGGGTGAAGCGATTTTGCGCGTTTCGCATAGCACTTACGCACGTGCCCGGCGCGGGGATCTTGTCGAGATCAAATTAGATAGCGACCAGCTAACTCGGATCAGCTACTTACTCAACATTCACGCTGCGCTGCGGATGATATTTGATAACCCAGAGAATCTTTATGGGTTTGTCAATTTGGTGAATCACAATCCCTACTTTAATGGCCGCACGCCGCTTGAAATTATCGGCTCCGGTGATTTTGCGGCACTCTACGAAACCTTTAAGCGTATCGATAGCCTACGGGGAAGCCAGTGGTGAAGGCCACTGATTTGCAGACCCTGCCCCCTGGAAACGTCACCGGTTATCGCTTAGTCAATAGTAAGTTTCCGCCGATAGATCTGTTCGATGACGTGGCGAGCGTTGAAGAGTTTGCCGCGCTTCACGCACTACAGGCATTAACCAATCCGCGTTTACAAAATGAAGTGGGTAATTTAGCGCTGCTGCCACCGGAGCAAATTCCTTTTGGAATACGTGGGTGCTCATATGCAGTTGCGCCTTTTACCCATGTAAACCCGCAGGGTTCGCGCTTTAGCGATGGCAGTTTTGGCGTGCTCTATTTTGCCGATACGCTTGAAACGGCGATTGCCGAAGTAAAGTATCACCAGCAGGTGTATTGGCAAAATGTGCCAGGATTGCACTACGAACGGTTTGTCTTTCGTGGTTTAAAGGCCATTTTCGATCAGGGCGGCTTTTACGATGCGCTCGTTTTACCCATTGAGCACGCTATTTACACGCCCGATGATTACTCGGCCTCGCAGCCCTTTGGTGCCGACATACGCCGGAGTGAAGGTGGGCTTCGCTACCACTCTGTTCGCAAGATTAATGCAAACTGCTGGGCGCTAATGACACCAAGCTGTGTGGCTGACATTATCCAAACCACTCATCTGGAAATGATTTGGAACGGCGCCATCACTCAGGTGAATCATCTGCGTTTTTCTCACCGATGACGAGTCGCGGGGTTAGTTGTTTTGCTGCTGCTCGGTAAAGCGCTGCATGATGGCGAGGGTTTCATCGCTCACATGATGCTCCATGCCTTCAGCGTCAATGCGCGCAGTAGCATCTCTTACCCCAAGGGCGCGTAGAAAGTGCAGCACGATATCGTGGCGGGCGCGTGACGTTTCCGCCATTTTTTGTCCCGCTTTGGTGAGAAACAGCGAGCGATAGGGCTTGCTAGTGACCAACTCAAGCTCGTTTAAACGCCGAATCATTTTAGAAACCGTTGCCTGACTGACCGCCATGCGGTTGGCAATGTCCGCCGCGCGCGCTTCGCCGCGGTGTGCCAGCAGGTCGCCAATTAGCTCTACGTAGTCTTCAATCAGTTCGGTTTCGTGGGCATTACGCACCGTTGCATACTGCTGAGCATGCTGCTCGACGGGCGGCAAGGCATCACCAGGAATGCTTGGGGCGGTCAATGAAGCGTTCGGATTAGAATCAGTCATTGGCAGATTATATCGGAAGCAGTGGAAACAATCATTGGATAGTCGGGGGGATAGTAACGTATTTTCGTGCAATATTGTTAGTCAAGGCTAAACTTCTTGCACAAAGCTTTCTTGCAGAGCTAAAGTCCACTTATCGCTCATGAATAAAAAAGTGAGAGGCAACGAGTAAGCGCAACTTACCCGAGCATTTACAGCGGGTGAGACTGGAGGCGTTCCCATGTTTTTTCGGCGATACCGATGCCTGCACCGGTCATCAGCAAATACGTTTGATCAACTCCAGCGGTATGCAGCGGCTCTGCTTCATCCTGAAAGTGGATGCCCCCAATAATGTGGCCAGTGAAGCCTGCTTGGCGCAGTTCGCGGGTGGCAACAAGCTTGCTCTCAAGTTCTGGAGTGGCAAGGGTCACCGCCGTGATATGCGCTATATTGAGATGATGCCAGAATCCTACGTCTTCGATATCGCCATAAAAAACATGTCTTTGCCCATTTACTTTATTCGGGTCAGAGTCAATGCCAACCACTGTCAAACCTTTATCGGTAAAAAAATCGTAGGCGGCGTTCCCGGTTCTACCCATGCCGAGTACTAATATGGTGGCGCCACCTAAATCTACTGGCTGCTCGTCAGGGTGCCGAGATTGGCGCTCAAAACGGAGCAGGTGCTTTTCCCAACGATCAAAAAGTTGGTGGGCGACGCGGTTAAGCGGTGCGGCGATAACAAACGACAGGGCCACGGTAATCGCCAGAGGCACAAGCCACTCTTGCAAAATGCTGGCAGCCACAATCAGGCCAAACTCACTATAAGCCGTCAGGCTCAATCCACCCAGAAAGGCGTTGCGCGCTCTGATGCGAAAGGCGATGAGTAACGCGAAAAACAGCACTCCTTTAAGTGGCAGCAGAATAGCCAGGATGACGGCAAATAGAAGTGCTTCTTTATCAGGCAAACCCGCCATGCCTATCTGTAAAAAGAAGCTGATTAACAACACTTCTTTCACTCCCCACAGCGCCTTGGATAATTCTTGCGCACGGGGGTGTTTGGCAAGCAGTAGCCCCATAACCAAAGCGCCTACTTCAGAGCTTAGACCCACGGTTTCAAAGCCCATGCCGCCAACGGCGATAGCTAACACAGCACCTAGTAGCACCAGCAGTTCATCGTGCTGCGCTGCGTTCATAAGCCAATAAAGGACAGGCCTTAGTAGTGGCAACAATAAAACCAGCGCAGCCCACGGACTGGGGGAATGACCGCCATAAACGCTCAGAACCACTAAGGCAACTAGGTCCTGAATGATTAATATGCCAATCGCAATTCGACCATGCAGGGCGCGTAATTCGCGTTTGCTTTCGAGCACTTTGGCTGCCAATACCGTGCTTGAAAAAGACAGCGCAATGGCAAGTAGTATCGCTTTATCAATAGGTAGCGATAGGAAAACGACAAAACCCGCTGTGAACAACACACAGGTAATCGCCAAATGTATAAATGCGCTTCCCAGCACAACGGGTTCTGCCAAACTGCGTATATTAAGTTTAAGGCCAATAGTGAAGAGCAGTAGTAGCACCCCTAGATGGGCAAGATGTTCAAGCAATGGGCCCGCATCGGCTGGCAGGCCAATACTGGGGCCAAAAGCATTGAGAGCAAATCCCGCTGCTAAGAACCCTACGAGTGGCGGCAAACTTAGCTGGCGCGCAGCGATGCCA is part of the Halomonas alkaliantarctica genome and harbors:
- a CDS encoding CocE/NonD family hydrolase, whose product is MHIVSDLPRKVQEEEDWITLSDGCRLGIRIWRPVDAENDPVPAILEYLPYRKRDLTAMRDVQTHAYWAGHGYAGVRVDIRGSGESDGVLTDEYLQQELDDGVEVLRWLVQQPWCTGDIGMIGISWGGFNGLQIAALQPPELKAVITLCSTDDRYADDVHHMGGCLLGDNLSWASTMFDGNTCPPDPQLVGERWRDMWLERLEGSGLWLATWLQHQRRDDYWKHGSVCEEFSRIRCPVYAVSGWADGYCNAVFRLLEGLDVPRKGLVGPWAHKYPHLGVPGPAIGFLQESLRWWDYWLKGKETGIMDEPMLRVWMQESVPPSARYKSRPGRWVSEPSWPSPRIVPSYFRLTSGHDLLPIQQGAEASVAGNDIPLSVRSPLSVGLYAGKWCSYNAPPDLPHDQREEDGGSLIFQTPRLEKEIEICGQPVVELDIEADQPVAMVALRLADIAQDDKATRISYGLLNLTHRDSDEFPEPLVPGKRYRVRILLKHIAQNFPVGNAIRLSLSTSYWPLAWPAPVPVKLTVHPATSRLILPCREPQPQEEAALPEFGLPEAAPPLAVTVIQPTQEAWRVIRDLAKDQTILEVINDEGTFRIDNIDLELSSRVIERYTYDYGNYDSLSGWTEWERSFRRGDWMVRSVTRTLMTSNAESFRLRATLDAYEGEGRVFSKSWDEEIPRDLI
- a CDS encoding antitoxin Xre-like helix-turn-helix domain-containing protein translates to MQTAHDISQNRAAAAAGLKAAVRILDKWQASGEQGEAILRVSHSTYARARRGDLVEIKLDSDQLTRISYLLNIHAALRMIFDNPENLYGFVNLVNHNPYFNGRTPLEIIGSGDFAALYETFKRIDSLRGSQW
- a CDS encoding DUF3750 domain-containing protein is translated as MKTFLRWLLSLVALLALLLTGPVWLLASNQVVTDGHWSSLDRSSAGIAPDPAESSEAVVQVYSARAYNWRGAFGEHIWIATKAENADSYRLHQVLSWRRPTVVSSIDTPDRAWFGNSPTLLADYRGDDAAQLIPQIETAAADYPQAELYRVWPGPNSNSFIAWVIREVPGFEVALPVTAIGKDYIFNGVFAAAPSGTGYQLSLGGVVGLMVALEEGIEINFLGLSFGIDVMRPAVKLPGVGRLGMPAKVLGG
- a CDS encoding NAD-binding protein encodes the protein MPLAITVALSFVIAAPLNRVAHQLFDRWEKHLLRFERQSRHPDEQPVDLGGATILVLGMGRTGNAAYDFFTDKGLTVVGIDSDPNKVNGQRHVFYGDIEDVGFWHHLNIAHITAVTLATPELESKLVATRELRQAGFTGHIIGGIHFQDEAEPLHTAGVDQTYLLMTGAGIGIAEKTWERLQSHPL
- the mntR gene encoding manganese-binding transcriptional regulator MntR, producing the protein MTDSNPNASLTAPSIPGDALPPVEQHAQQYATVRNAHETELIEDYVELIGDLLAHRGEARAADIANRMAVSQATVSKMIRRLNELELVTSKPYRSLFLTKAGQKMAETSRARHDIVLHFLRALGVRDATARIDAEGMEHHVSDETLAIMQRFTEQQQNN
- a CDS encoding RES family NAD+ phosphorylase, giving the protein MVKATDLQTLPPGNVTGYRLVNSKFPPIDLFDDVASVEEFAALHALQALTNPRLQNEVGNLALLPPEQIPFGIRGCSYAVAPFTHVNPQGSRFSDGSFGVLYFADTLETAIAEVKYHQQVYWQNVPGLHYERFVFRGLKAIFDQGGFYDALVLPIEHAIYTPDDYSASQPFGADIRRSEGGLRYHSVRKINANCWALMTPSCVADIIQTTHLEMIWNGAITQVNHLRFSHR
- a CDS encoding ATP-grasp domain-containing protein, which gives rise to MSVRNIFVVGLDEHNRQRLAHLRGAENYRFHGVIEPAEVNDTEIFPIEDMLARAETQLIAFGEPVDAIVGYMDFPVSTMLPILCERLGTRSTSLESLLKCEHKYWSRLVQHEVIADYIPRFTAFDPFDNQALQRIGEAGLYFPFFVKPIKSSGSRLGFRIDSPEDFVQAVERLCEDIGTISEPFNYVLEHATLPDEVRLVDGGHCMAEEIIGGWQCTLEGYVFQGDIVPYGIVDSLRYPQVLSFFCYRYPSLLPANIQEKMQALTRSIMAHIGYDNAAFNIEYFWDEVQDRIWLLEINTRVAQSHCDLFEKVDGVSHQQVMVDLALGQLPDMPYRQGDFNVAAKFFYRVFFTDATVSQVPSVEEIEALQQAFPGTMITLQVEIGMRLSSLPEQDSYSFALAYVWMGADDVITLEDNYARLAEQLHFAFEDIVG